Proteins from a genomic interval of Sphingopyxis sp. QXT-31:
- a CDS encoding LytR/AlgR family response regulator transcription factor, with translation MPAIRLRAPAGPRGWVAVVLFGWSLIALVQAAQGYGVAAWRGQPQPWWPSIGYSAAIYSIWVLLSWPIVRAMLTIERRIRRWWLRLAAYLALWPVVAGAHVLLFGLIYWPVYRGDAVPTRGAMVELMFVRNFDSNTMLYAALVALTIGWTRWPRRAEPVQRPANDDALLIRARGRVQRIPFAAIDWIGAAGDYAEIHSEGRAYLIEESLTSLAARLPADDFARIHRGALIRLDRVRAIDPIGRGDAHVRLTTGQDLRLSRRFRENLATLLHPPAQPAE, from the coding sequence ATGCCGGCGATCCGCCTTCGCGCGCCCGCGGGCCCGCGCGGGTGGGTCGCCGTCGTGCTCTTCGGCTGGAGCCTGATCGCGCTGGTCCAGGCCGCGCAAGGCTATGGCGTCGCCGCCTGGCGCGGCCAGCCGCAGCCTTGGTGGCCGTCGATCGGCTATAGCGCGGCGATCTATTCGATCTGGGTGCTGCTCAGTTGGCCGATCGTCCGCGCGATGCTGACAATCGAGCGCCGCATCCGCCGCTGGTGGCTGCGCCTCGCCGCCTATCTCGCGCTCTGGCCCGTCGTGGCGGGGGCGCATGTCCTGCTCTTCGGCCTGATCTACTGGCCGGTGTATCGCGGCGACGCGGTGCCGACGCGCGGCGCGATGGTCGAGCTTATGTTCGTGCGCAATTTCGACAGCAACACGATGCTCTATGCCGCGCTCGTCGCGCTGACGATCGGCTGGACGCGCTGGCCGCGCCGCGCCGAACCCGTGCAGCGCCCGGCAAACGACGACGCGCTGCTGATCCGCGCGCGCGGGCGCGTGCAGCGCATCCCCTTTGCCGCGATCGACTGGATCGGCGCCGCGGGCGACTATGCTGAAATCCACAGCGAGGGCCGCGCCTATCTGATCGAGGAATCGCTGACCTCGCTCGCGGCACGGCTGCCCGCGGACGATTTTGCGCGCATCCATCGCGGCGCGCTGATCCGCCTCGACCGCGTCCGCGCGATCGACCCGATCGGCCGCGGCGACGCGCATGTCCGGCTGACGACGGGGCAGGACCTCCGCCTCAGCCGCCGCTTCCGCGAGAATCTGGCGACGCTGCTGCACCCGCCCGCCCAGCCGGCCGAATAG
- a CDS encoding RluA family pseudouridine synthase codes for MQGEDEVLTVALGDSAAGLRLDRALAEALPELSRERLKTLIKGGRVTDAQGATLWDPAAKAVPATLALRLPKPAPAHNVAQDLNLVVAYEDEHLIVVDKPAGLVVHPAAGNLDGTLVNALLHHCAGQLSGVGGVARPGIVHRIDKDTSGLIVAAKHDKAHEGLAKQFAAHSIDRRYLAVATGRPMPANGTVDAALARSSTNRKKMAVVAEGRGKRAVTHYRTIEPLTGATLIECRLETGRTHQVRVHMTHIGHPLVGDPVYGRAKKPLSDVLKTLGFARQALHAAHLGFIHPVSGNAIALDSEIPADMRQLIDKLRV; via the coding sequence ATGCAGGGGGAAGACGAAGTTTTGACCGTGGCGCTCGGCGATAGCGCCGCCGGCCTGCGCCTCGACCGTGCGCTTGCCGAGGCCCTGCCCGAACTTTCGCGCGAACGGCTGAAGACCCTGATCAAGGGCGGCCGCGTCACCGATGCGCAGGGTGCGACGCTTTGGGATCCCGCGGCGAAGGCCGTCCCCGCGACGCTCGCCTTACGGCTTCCGAAGCCCGCCCCGGCGCATAATGTCGCGCAGGACCTGAACCTCGTCGTCGCCTATGAGGACGAACATCTGATCGTCGTCGACAAACCCGCAGGGCTCGTCGTGCATCCGGCGGCGGGCAATCTCGACGGCACGCTCGTCAACGCCCTGCTGCACCATTGCGCGGGGCAATTGTCGGGGGTCGGCGGGGTCGCGCGGCCGGGGATCGTCCACCGCATCGACAAGGACACCAGCGGGCTGATCGTCGCCGCCAAGCACGACAAGGCGCACGAAGGGCTCGCCAAGCAATTCGCCGCGCACAGCATCGACCGGCGCTACCTCGCGGTGGCGACGGGGCGCCCGATGCCCGCGAACGGCACGGTCGACGCCGCGCTCGCGCGGTCGAGCACCAACCGAAAGAAGATGGCGGTGGTCGCCGAAGGCCGCGGCAAGCGCGCCGTGACGCATTACCGCACGATCGAGCCGCTCACCGGCGCGACGCTGATCGAATGCCGGCTCGAGACCGGGCGGACGCACCAGGTGCGCGTGCATATGACGCACATCGGCCACCCCTTGGTCGGCGACCCGGTCTATGGCCGCGCCAAAAAGCCGCTTTCGGACGTGCTCAAAACGTTGGGTTTCGCACGCCAGGCATTGCACGCCGCCCATTTGGGCTTTATTCATCCGGTAAGCGGTAACGCTATTGCGCTCGACAGCGAAATACCCGCGGACATGCGGCAACTGATCGACAAATTGCGCGTTTAA
- a CDS encoding histidine phosphotransferase family protein: MSDDRVDFASMLASRLCHDLLSPVGAFANGLELLADEQDPAMRARCIDLLEQSARTSANKLKFFRLAFGSAGGFGEMVPPDEARSAIQGIIGDRAIDLNWMIGADPLPKPAVKIILNLSLLLVDALVRGGRLDIGCERQGGAIEIALHVEAERLFLDADVERILAEGEGASAMTSRTAPAILVQAVAAQNGGTVMLARETPTSLLVGAVLRD; encoded by the coding sequence ATGTCCGACGATCGCGTCGATTTCGCCTCCATGCTGGCTTCGCGCCTGTGTCACGATCTGCTCAGCCCCGTCGGCGCCTTCGCCAACGGGCTCGAACTGCTCGCCGACGAACAGGATCCCGCGATGCGCGCGCGCTGCATCGACTTGCTCGAACAGAGCGCGCGGACTTCGGCGAACAAGCTCAAATTCTTTCGCCTCGCCTTCGGGTCGGCGGGCGGTTTCGGCGAGATGGTGCCGCCCGACGAGGCCCGGTCGGCGATCCAGGGGATCATCGGCGACCGTGCGATCGACCTCAACTGGATGATCGGCGCCGATCCGCTGCCCAAGCCCGCGGTGAAGATCATCCTCAACCTGTCGCTGCTCCTCGTCGATGCGCTGGTGCGCGGGGGGCGGCTCGACATCGGGTGCGAGCGCCAGGGCGGAGCGATCGAGATCGCGCTGCACGTCGAGGCCGAGCGCCTCTTCCTCGACGCCGACGTCGAGCGGATTCTGGCGGAGGGTGAGGGCGCATCTGCGATGACCTCGCGCACCGCGCCCGCGATCCTGGTGCAGGCGGTGGCGGCGCAGAATGGCGGCACGGTGATGCTGGCGCGCGAGACGCCGACCTCGCTGCTGGTAGGCGCCGTCCTGCGCGACTGA
- the rpoH gene encoding RNA polymerase sigma factor RpoH, with product MANKSNVPAVVPALGGEASLNRYLAEIRKFPLLTPEQEFMLAKRFQEHGDNEAAAQLVTSHLRLVAKIAMGYRGYGLPVSELISEGNIGLMQGVKKFDPDRGFRLATYAMWWIRASIQEFILRSWSLVKMGTTAAQKKLFFNLRRMKNSLDAFEDGDLSPEHLTKIATDLGVTEEEVTSMNRRMAMGGDTSLNVPMGEDGDSQWQDLLGDEGPLQDERVAETQERDIRHSLLNEALDTLNERERHILTERRLTDDPKTLEDLSQVYDVSRERVRQIEVRAFEKLQKAMLKLAGDRRLVGA from the coding sequence ATGGCTAACAAAAGCAATGTTCCGGCAGTGGTGCCCGCGCTCGGCGGTGAGGCGAGCCTGAACCGCTATCTGGCCGAAATCCGAAAATTTCCCCTGCTCACCCCCGAACAGGAGTTCATGCTCGCCAAGCGTTTCCAGGAACATGGCGACAATGAAGCCGCCGCGCAGCTGGTGACCAGCCACCTCCGCCTCGTCGCGAAGATCGCAATGGGTTACCGCGGCTATGGCCTGCCGGTCAGCGAACTGATCAGCGAAGGCAATATCGGGCTGATGCAGGGGGTGAAGAAATTCGACCCCGACCGCGGCTTCCGCCTCGCGACCTACGCGATGTGGTGGATCCGCGCCTCGATCCAGGAATTCATCCTGCGCTCGTGGAGCCTCGTCAAGATGGGCACCACCGCGGCGCAAAAGAAGCTCTTCTTCAACCTTCGCCGGATGAAGAACAGCCTCGATGCGTTCGAGGACGGCGACCTGTCGCCCGAGCATCTGACCAAGATCGCCACCGACCTCGGCGTCACCGAGGAGGAAGTCACCAGCATGAACCGCCGCATGGCGATGGGCGGCGACACCTCGCTCAACGTGCCAATGGGCGAGGACGGCGACAGCCAATGGCAGGACCTGCTCGGCGACGAAGGCCCGTTGCAGGACGAGCGCGTCGCCGAGACGCAGGAACGCGACATCCGCCATTCTTTGCTCAACGAGGCGCTCGACACGCTCAACGAGCGCGAGCGCCACATCCTGACCGAACGCCGCCTGACCGACGATCCTAAGACGCTCGAGGATTTGAGCCAGGTCTACGACGTCAGCCGCGAACGCGTCCGCCAGATCGAGGTGCGCGCCTTCGAAAAGCTGCAGAAGGCGATGCTCAAGCTCGCCGGCGACCGCCGCCTCGTCGGCGCCTGA
- a CDS encoding chemotaxis protein CheA, whose protein sequence is MIDDLLNDFLAETAEILAEAGGALVAWEADPADRAQLDAIFRLVHTIKGSSGFLSLPRVTALSHAAEDALDQVRRGNRAANAALVTAVLAIIDRLSGLCSSLGNTGTEPQGDDSDVIGALALVDDTPAAVAAAPVEAEAGEEDINTDLLQSWRSIRVPLPLLDSVMTGVTDIVLARNEFARMLRESGAEASVIASFDRLSDSIAGMRQSVSQMRMQRIDKLFAPLPRIVRDLAQDLGKKIRFSTSGGEVELDREMMENIRDPLIHIVRNAIDHGIEPLDERVAAGKGVTANIAVSARQSGNQIEIEVRDDGRGLSPDALVAKALSARVIGAAEAKALSPREKLELVFRPGFSTAAKITSISGRGVGMDIVKANLEKIGGVVELRNDEGRGLSIVLRVPMTLTIISGLMVRASGQYFAIPRGSVREILLETSDSVRIDRVGGGELVTVRGEQFPLLRLELVLGGEIDASEDRDDRAIILIRPGQGMSYALSVAAIHDHEELVIKPAAPMIMATGLYAGTTLPDNGRPVLLLDVQGLLAAAGVDASEAGRLNDADDEAAAEAAVARDAAQLLLFCDVGGQMRGVRLSVIERVEEVPAAALFESAGAVQVKIGTDIFPVHAAGGPRGRDAVKLLRLHDGQSVLCYPIEAVIDIVRLPDAVQTAPAPGLIAGVVLIGGQPVELIDPFWLMAQYEAGEAVSAGRRPLCRIAADADGWASNFLAPILRSAGYRVIGGDEASEERPDVQLCLTEAASGPIAADVPLVRLRASPAATGPEDDSIYRYDRAALLEALRRQVGGARS, encoded by the coding sequence GTGATCGACGATCTGCTGAACGATTTCCTGGCCGAGACGGCGGAAATATTGGCCGAAGCCGGCGGGGCGCTCGTCGCGTGGGAGGCCGACCCGGCCGATCGGGCGCAACTCGACGCGATCTTCCGCCTCGTCCACACGATCAAGGGCAGCTCCGGTTTCCTGTCGCTGCCGCGCGTCACCGCGCTGTCGCACGCCGCCGAGGATGCACTCGACCAGGTGCGCCGCGGCAACCGGGCGGCCAATGCCGCGCTGGTCACCGCGGTGCTCGCGATCATCGACCGCCTGTCGGGGCTGTGCTCGTCGCTCGGCAACACGGGGACCGAGCCGCAGGGCGACGACAGCGACGTCATCGGCGCGCTGGCGCTGGTCGACGACACGCCCGCCGCGGTCGCCGCCGCGCCGGTCGAAGCCGAAGCCGGCGAAGAAGATATCAACACCGACCTGCTCCAGAGCTGGCGCTCGATCCGCGTGCCGCTGCCGCTGCTCGACAGCGTGATGACCGGGGTCACCGACATCGTGCTGGCGCGCAACGAATTCGCCCGGATGCTGCGCGAATCGGGTGCCGAGGCGTCGGTCATCGCGTCGTTCGACCGCCTGTCGGACTCGATCGCGGGCATGCGCCAGTCGGTCAGCCAGATGCGCATGCAGCGCATCGACAAGCTTTTCGCGCCGCTGCCGCGCATCGTCCGCGATCTCGCGCAGGACCTGGGCAAGAAGATCCGTTTCTCGACCAGCGGCGGCGAGGTCGAGCTCGACCGCGAGATGATGGAGAATATCCGCGACCCGCTGATCCACATCGTCCGCAACGCGATCGACCATGGCATCGAGCCGCTCGACGAGCGCGTCGCCGCGGGCAAGGGCGTCACCGCCAATATCGCGGTGTCGGCGCGCCAGTCGGGCAACCAGATCGAGATCGAAGTGCGCGACGACGGCCGCGGCCTGTCGCCCGACGCGCTGGTCGCCAAGGCGTTGTCGGCGCGCGTCATCGGCGCCGCCGAGGCCAAGGCGCTGAGCCCGCGCGAGAAACTCGAACTCGTCTTTCGCCCCGGCTTTTCGACCGCCGCCAAGATCACGTCGATCTCGGGCCGCGGGGTCGGCATGGATATCGTCAAGGCGAACCTCGAGAAGATCGGCGGCGTTGTCGAACTGCGCAACGACGAGGGCCGCGGGCTGTCGATCGTGCTGCGCGTGCCGATGACGCTGACGATCATCTCGGGCCTGATGGTCCGTGCGTCGGGCCAATATTTCGCGATCCCGCGCGGATCGGTGCGCGAAATCCTGCTCGAGACGAGCGATTCGGTGCGCATCGACCGCGTCGGCGGCGGCGAACTCGTCACCGTGCGCGGCGAACAATTTCCGCTGCTGCGCCTCGAACTGGTGCTGGGCGGCGAAATCGACGCCAGCGAAGACCGCGACGACCGCGCGATCATCCTGATCCGGCCGGGGCAGGGGATGAGCTATGCGCTGAGCGTCGCCGCGATCCACGACCATGAAGAACTGGTGATCAAGCCCGCCGCGCCGATGATCATGGCGACCGGACTCTACGCCGGCACGACGCTCCCCGACAACGGCCGCCCGGTGCTGCTGCTCGACGTCCAGGGGCTGCTCGCCGCCGCCGGGGTCGACGCATCGGAGGCCGGGCGCCTGAACGACGCCGACGACGAGGCGGCCGCGGAGGCCGCGGTCGCGCGCGACGCCGCGCAGTTGCTGCTGTTCTGTGATGTCGGGGGGCAGATGCGGGGCGTCCGCCTGTCGGTGATCGAACGCGTCGAGGAGGTGCCGGCGGCGGCGCTGTTCGAAAGCGCCGGCGCCGTCCAGGTGAAGATCGGCACCGACATCTTCCCCGTCCACGCCGCCGGGGGCCCCAGGGGCCGCGACGCGGTGAAACTGCTGCGCCTGCACGACGGCCAGTCGGTGCTCTGCTATCCGATCGAGGCGGTGATCGACATCGTCCGGCTGCCCGACGCGGTGCAGACGGCACCGGCGCCCGGCCTGATTGCCGGAGTCGTGCTGATCGGCGGCCAGCCGGTCGAACTGATCGATCCCTTCTGGCTGATGGCGCAATATGAAGCGGGCGAGGCGGTGTCCGCCGGACGCCGGCCGCTCTGCCGCATCGCCGCCGACGCCGACGGCTGGGCCAGCAATTTCCTCGCGCCGATCCTGCGCAGCGCGGGCTACCGCGTCATCGGCGGCGATGAGGCGAGCGAAGAACGCCCCGACGTCCAGCTCTGCCTGACCGAAGCCGCATCGGGGCCGATCGCCGCGG